In Trifolium pratense cultivar HEN17-A07 linkage group LG7, ARS_RC_1.1, whole genome shotgun sequence, a genomic segment contains:
- the LOC123895327 gene encoding pentatricopeptide repeat-containing protein At1g03100, mitochondrial-like isoform X2, translated as MLVVRKLKTGPDHPFLLCFLTANYNYGTSQVSNNKSLQSIVKFVCPCASKSGSKALLFGFKNKFFLQKLYISSMAERLLVQAQDPTKVTIEIQNAIDGNQLDYSWKLLKQHKHMEGFPRKSLFNMIITSYVESLDTQWLQKAYELVQRASEDGRVDLLEKEVLIYLSFGLAKVKLPVLASTILRKMIDMEHFPPVTAWSAVLAHMSQTSDGSFLAAELIIEIGYLFQNNRVDPRKKCNAPLISMKPNTNAFNIALAGCLVFEKSRKAEQLLDMMPRIGVKADANLLITMARVYERNGRRDELMKLQRRIEEAPNLTDIQFRQFYNCLLTCHLKFGDLDSASSMVLEMLRKAKEARNSLASAKFMSDAAKIDLNYSPRPAFVHSLSNSKDLESVKDDQLLRNEVQVDLITTVHGILQPTETIYVKLVKAFFEAGKTKDLAVFLLEAEREDSPFSNDNSALVHVINSCISLGWLDQAHDLLDEMRLAGVKTGSSVYASLLKAYCAANRAADVTSLLRDARKAGIQLDSTSYEAMIQSRVL; from the exons ATGCTCGTGGTACGAAAGCTCAAAACAGGACCAGATCACCCGTTTCTTTTATGTTTCTTGACTGCTAATTATAATTATGGCACATCCCAagtttcaaataataaaagtcTACAATCTATTGTGAAGTTTGTTTGCCCTTGTGCATCCAAGTCAGGTTCAAAGGCACTGCTATTTGGATTTAAGAATAAATTCTTCCTTCAAAAATTATATATCTCAAGTATGGCTGAAAGACTCCTGGTCCAGGCTCAAGACCCGACCAAAGTTACGATAGAAATACAAAATGCTATTGATGGCAACCAATTAGATTATTCTTGGAAGTTACTTAAGCAGCATAAGCACATGGAGGGATTTCCTAGAAAATCTCTCTTCAACATGATTATAACTAGTTATGTGGAAAGCCTTGATACACAATGGCTACAAAAAGCTTATGAATTGGTACAACGTGCCAGTGAAGATGGTAGAGTAGACTTGTTAGAGAAGGAGGTTCTTATCTACCTTAGCTTTGGCCTTGCAAAAGTTAAACTCCCAGTTCTGGCATCAACCATTTTAAGAAAGATGATTGATATGGAGCATTTTCCTCCTGTTACTGCTTGGTCTGCAGTTTTGGCACACATGTCACAAACATCAGATGGAAGTTTCCTTGCTGCTGAGTTGATTATTGAAATAGGTTATTTATTCCAAAACAACAGAGTGGATCCTCGTAAAAAGTGCAATGCACCTTTGATTTCAATGAAACCGAACACCAATGCTTTTAATATTGCATTGGCAGGGTGTCTCGTATTTGAGAAATCTAGGAAGGCAGAGCAGCTTCTTGATATGATGCCTCGAATTGGTGTCAAAGCTGATGCAAACTTACTGATAACAATGGCACGTGTATATGAGAGAAATGGGCGAAGAGATGAGCTTATGAAGCTGCAAAGGCGCATAGAGGAAGCTCCAAACCTAACTGATATACAATTCCGACAGTTCTATAATTGTTTGCTTACATGCCATTTGAAATTTGGGGATCTTGATTCTGCATCCAGCATGGTATTAGAGATGCTTAGAAAAGCAAAAGAAGCAAGAAATTCTCTTGCATCTGCCAAATTCATGTCTGATGCAGCTAAAATTGATCTGAACTATTCTCCTAGACCTGCTTTTGTGCATAGCTTGAGCAACAGTAAAGATTTGGAGAGTGTCAAAGATGACCAGCTATTAAGAAATGAG GTGCAGGTTGATTTGATTACAACCGTACATGGTATACTGCAACCAACTGAAACAATTTATGTGAAATTAGTTAAAGCTTTTTTTGAGGCTGGTAAGACCAAGGACTTGGCAGTGTTTCTTCTCGAAGCAGAAAGAGAAGACTCCCCATTTTCCAATGACAATTCAGCCTTGGTTCATGTTATTAATTCATGCATATCACTTGGATGGTTGGACCAAGCACATGATCTCCTTGATGAGATGCGTCTAGCTGGAGTTAAAACTGGATCATCTGTGTATGCTTCTCTTTTGAAAGCATATTGTGCAGCAAATAGGGCTGCAGATGTCACGTCACTTCTGAGAGATGCTAGGAAGGCTGGTATCCAGCTTGACTCAACCTCTTATGAGGCCATGATTCAATCCAGGGTGCTATAG
- the LOC123895327 gene encoding pentatricopeptide repeat-containing protein At1g03100, mitochondrial-like isoform X1, translated as MLVVRKLKTGPDHPFLLCFLTANYNYGTSQVSNNKSLQSIVKFVCPCASKSGSKALLFGFKNKFFLQKLYISSMAERLLVQAQDPTKVTIEIQNAIDGNQLDYSWKLLKQHKHMEGFPRKSLFNMIITSYVESLDTQWLQKAYELVQRASEDGRVDLLEKEVLIYLSFGLAKVKLPVLASTILRKMIDMEHFPPVTAWSAVLAHMSQTSDGSFLAAELIIEIGYLFQNNRVDPRKKCNAPLISMKPNTNAFNIALAGCLVFEKSRKAEQLLDMMPRIGVKADANLLITMARVYERNGRRDELMKLQRRIEEAPNLTDIQFRQFYNCLLTCHLKFGDLDSASSMVLEMLRKAKEARNSLASAKFMSDAAKIDLNYSPRPAFVHSLSNSKDLESVKDDQLLRNEVLSYEEFSRDRNFLKLEAESTSVLDSLFFKLQVQVDLITTVHGILQPTETIYVKLVKAFFEAGKTKDLAVFLLEAEREDSPFSNDNSALVHVINSCISLGWLDQAHDLLDEMRLAGVKTGSSVYASLLKAYCAANRAADVTSLLRDARKAGIQLDSTSYEAMIQSRVL; from the coding sequence ATGCTCGTGGTACGAAAGCTCAAAACAGGACCAGATCACCCGTTTCTTTTATGTTTCTTGACTGCTAATTATAATTATGGCACATCCCAagtttcaaataataaaagtcTACAATCTATTGTGAAGTTTGTTTGCCCTTGTGCATCCAAGTCAGGTTCAAAGGCACTGCTATTTGGATTTAAGAATAAATTCTTCCTTCAAAAATTATATATCTCAAGTATGGCTGAAAGACTCCTGGTCCAGGCTCAAGACCCGACCAAAGTTACGATAGAAATACAAAATGCTATTGATGGCAACCAATTAGATTATTCTTGGAAGTTACTTAAGCAGCATAAGCACATGGAGGGATTTCCTAGAAAATCTCTCTTCAACATGATTATAACTAGTTATGTGGAAAGCCTTGATACACAATGGCTACAAAAAGCTTATGAATTGGTACAACGTGCCAGTGAAGATGGTAGAGTAGACTTGTTAGAGAAGGAGGTTCTTATCTACCTTAGCTTTGGCCTTGCAAAAGTTAAACTCCCAGTTCTGGCATCAACCATTTTAAGAAAGATGATTGATATGGAGCATTTTCCTCCTGTTACTGCTTGGTCTGCAGTTTTGGCACACATGTCACAAACATCAGATGGAAGTTTCCTTGCTGCTGAGTTGATTATTGAAATAGGTTATTTATTCCAAAACAACAGAGTGGATCCTCGTAAAAAGTGCAATGCACCTTTGATTTCAATGAAACCGAACACCAATGCTTTTAATATTGCATTGGCAGGGTGTCTCGTATTTGAGAAATCTAGGAAGGCAGAGCAGCTTCTTGATATGATGCCTCGAATTGGTGTCAAAGCTGATGCAAACTTACTGATAACAATGGCACGTGTATATGAGAGAAATGGGCGAAGAGATGAGCTTATGAAGCTGCAAAGGCGCATAGAGGAAGCTCCAAACCTAACTGATATACAATTCCGACAGTTCTATAATTGTTTGCTTACATGCCATTTGAAATTTGGGGATCTTGATTCTGCATCCAGCATGGTATTAGAGATGCTTAGAAAAGCAAAAGAAGCAAGAAATTCTCTTGCATCTGCCAAATTCATGTCTGATGCAGCTAAAATTGATCTGAACTATTCTCCTAGACCTGCTTTTGTGCATAGCTTGAGCAACAGTAAAGATTTGGAGAGTGTCAAAGATGACCAGCTATTAAGAAATGAGGTGTTATCTTATGAGGAGTTCTCCAGAGATCGAAACTTCTTAAAACTTGAAGCGGAATCAACATCTGTTCttgattctttattttttaaattgcaGGTGCAGGTTGATTTGATTACAACCGTACATGGTATACTGCAACCAACTGAAACAATTTATGTGAAATTAGTTAAAGCTTTTTTTGAGGCTGGTAAGACCAAGGACTTGGCAGTGTTTCTTCTCGAAGCAGAAAGAGAAGACTCCCCATTTTCCAATGACAATTCAGCCTTGGTTCATGTTATTAATTCATGCATATCACTTGGATGGTTGGACCAAGCACATGATCTCCTTGATGAGATGCGTCTAGCTGGAGTTAAAACTGGATCATCTGTGTATGCTTCTCTTTTGAAAGCATATTGTGCAGCAAATAGGGCTGCAGATGTCACGTCACTTCTGAGAGATGCTAGGAAGGCTGGTATCCAGCTTGACTCAACCTCTTATGAGGCCATGATTCAATCCAGGGTGCTATAG